The Sardina pilchardus chromosome 24, fSarPil1.1, whole genome shotgun sequence nucleotide sequence GGTGTGCAATGGTGTGGTTCAGGCCCCAGGAGTCGCAGTAGTCTACAGGCCCGTGTCGTTTATAGCATAGTGGTGCGTTATGTGGGAGAATTATTCAGGTGTCAGTGGAGCTGCCGTAGAACTGCGACAGCGTAGTAAGTGTAGTGTAATTGAGTAGGCTATATCATATCGGAAAATAACGTTACAGTCAGACGAATATTTGGGGCAATAACAATGCCATACGGTCTGTTTTGGACACGAAACTCGTCGTCGTGGGCTATTAATAACTCTGGCGTTGACACGAGTAAGTGAACTGTGTCTGGAGTGTCTGTTGCCTTCATCTCTATGCCCGGTTACTAGAAGCCGCTCCTGCTCAAACAATCTTATCTCGTCGACAAACGGAACACCGACAGTGTCTGAATTTAGGTGAGTGTTTTGAACACTTTTCATGAGTGCAAAATAGACCTGGAACGCGAGGGTATTCTGTTTCACATGCGAGCTTTCCACTCGTACGCTACGGGACAACTATGTCTTACCTTTCGCTTGGCTGCTGCAGCGACAGCAATGTCTATGGCaacagtagcctaatgcatAGCTGTTGGCATAAATAACTTAAAAAGTTATGACAATTAGGCTACTTGTGAATGTCAGTGGCTGTCAGTGAACATGCAGAATATTTACGATTATTTGACGTATAGGCTACTGCAACTTACTCGGGCTTCGTTTCGACTATTTGTAATTTCACCCCCACTTCATGTCAATTAAGTTTTAGGAGTGTACGTGACCAAAGTTTAGGCTTACCTGAATACTGTCGCTAAAGGTATTCCGTGCGTAAATGCGCATTCCTTGAAACACTCGCAAACTTATCGAAGGGTGTTAATGTCGAAAATGATAGGAACTGACAGTAGTCAAAGCGCAAACCAACTTATTTGGTCAATGTGATAACTAGGTCTACTCAGTTAAATTTTTAATTAGTTTATTTGACTGAGTTGGGCCATCAACCCAGACCATCAACTATCATTCATTTGCAGAGCTAGCTTAAAGAAAAGATTGTATATTATATTGTATGTTTATTGCATTTCGACTTGTTTGGTTGTCTGTATCTTATCAGTAATTCCTTTATGCTTTAATTTAGGTCCAAATTCTAATGTTGTTATATTTAATCAATTTCATagcctttgtgtgcatgtgtctagaGTTAGTCTTAAGAATATACATCTGCCTCTTCCTTCAATTGGGAACAGTTCCTATACGCCCACAAAAGATGGGCTCAAAAGGATCCAGTGTGTAGATTCTTCCAAAACAACCCTCATGGATTCGGACACTCACTGAATCCTCTCTGTATATGGACATCAAGTATGTGAGAGGCCTATCTAGAGGGCAAACAGCATCACTTCCCAAACAACACACTCCATTGTTCCCAGCGCCTACACTTCTACAGAGGGCCAGGGCCAGGCATTGTGGGAGTAAGGGGACGGTTCATCCTGAGACAGAGGGCGGTGTTCCTGCTGCTGATTCCTGTTGCTGTTGAAATTTCCTCCTGCCTCTGGTTCAATGGCGGCCACATAAGAGGCAGATGAGACCTGAGGGAGACCGTGATTGGCCCAGAGCTCCAGACTGTGACAGCTGACTCTAAAACAGCTACATCAGGTGTAGATCTGTAGCTGAGTCGGCTGctctgtggagtgtgtgcactAATATATGCActgaaccagtgtgtgtgtgtgtgtgtgtgttctgcagattCTGGTGAGCTGTGATGcctctcccaccaccaccaccccctcctccacctggtcctcctccaccagcgccaggcccaccacccccacatcaGACGGCAGCAGCACCACAGGTAACAAAGCCAGGACACATGTAAAGACTATACGTGCACACAGCATGTGGCTCTGCTCATCCACCCAGCTAGAGTCTGTATTATTAATCAGAGATAAAATTACCtggtcgctctctctctctctctctctctctctctctctctctctctctctccctctctctctctctctctctctctctctctctctctctcacacacacacacacacacacacacacagtcagtcagcaGAAGGTATGCAGTGGCAAAGTGGTGTCaaatttccctctctccctttccttctctctctatctgtgtgtccctctcttgtCCCTGTCCCCCTCCCTCAGCCATGGGAAAACGCCCTTTGCTTCTTAAAAGCCATTCATCCAACAACAGTGGAGCTGTAGAGTACTCTAGAACTAGGAGGTAGTGGAAGAACACTTGGTAACTGTCAGCATTGGAACACTGGGGTGTTGATACCATCCCGTTTGTCGTCTCTCAtgtcatgtgtacagtatgagagcAAACTCCAAGGTCCAATGCACTTTTGAGAAAACATACAAAACTGTCAAATAGCCACAATTCAAGTGTATGTATCTGTTTAAATAATACATAATATaatgtgttaaatgtgtgaTGGACATGTCAGATAGACCTTTTTGGTTCTCAGTCGACAAGCTGTGTGTCATAACCTCATAACAACACTGTGTTGTAATACTTGTGTGGAAAGCGTATAACGGTCTCTCAGCGTataactatctctctctctctctcgctctctctctctctccctctctctctctccctctctctctctctctctctccctctctccgtctcagcCCAAGGCAGGCCATTCTACCCTGGGGTCATCAGAGCAGGGCGGTCGCAATGCTCTCCTGGCGGACATCCACAAAGGAATGTGTTTGAAGAAGGTCGCACAAGTTAATGACCGCAGCGCCCCGCAGCTTGACAGTAAGTGTCCAcagccacttcctgtttcctgccCACCCCTCCACAGCAGCTgattgggggaaaaaacaagcTGGACTATGAGAGCATGTTTTTAGATGGAGACTTCCTATTGAACTTCTAGGAAACCTCCCtttagtatattttttggctttttgcctttattagtacaggacagtgaagtggtagacaggaagcaagtgggagagagagatggggtgggatcgggacatgaccgcaggctggattcgaacctgggtccccgtgggcactcggacccgtaaatggtacgagcgctgtagcctgctgcgccacagcgccccccgaaGAGTGATCCACTTCTAATACACATTTGTTGTCATACAAATATGAatatttgattaaaaaaaaaagaaaactatcTGCAACGATTTTAACGTATTGCTCCTGCTCATGTTGAGAAAAAAGTCAAACTCACATCTCCAGGTCTCCAGAATCAGCATAGTGCTCATGTgtacacaatacacagacaatACATACTATTTTGAGAGAGGACACAATAAACAAGTAAAGCACAGATCgtatgcatgtttttttcccttaaaATATCAGCTTCAAAGTCATAGATACCTTTAAGAGACAGAAGATAGCTGTCCTCACTATTGGCTGCAGTCTGTTCCTTTCTTGTCTCATGGCTGCTCTGAACCAGACTGTGATGGAAGTGCACAGGACAGGTTCAGTGTCTGCACTGTGTAACTGGCTCACCAGCCCCTATGGCGGACCATACTTCATCATACTTCTCAGGAAGTACGTCCTCTGCTGGGCTTTCTAAGGATGGAGTTAATGTGGGACCTCCTCAGGTCCTGAGAAATAGCTAGTTCCCAAGAACCTGAAGGTCGCCACAGTTAACAGAGGGGTGTCTTATTTTTTGAGTAGCAGGTGTGTGGATGCGACTTTacattaatgaaaacatgtgatGTGAAGTGTAATATTTAGCAGTAATACAACATTATAAAAGTAATTAGGACTTGATGCTCTTTTAAACCATATATTTAATTCCTACTGCCAGACATGTTTCATGTTTCAAGCTCAAtctgtttatgcatgtgtgttgaggtgtgtgtgtgtgtgtgtgtgtgtgtgtgtgtgtgtgtttgtgcacacacattctAGAGATTCTGTATGTAATTGCTTTCACATGCTGTTGATGCCTTGTGGGATGGTGAGTGAGTCATGCGAGGGAAGGTTGGttgcagagagaggaacacagacTCCTTGTGGCATAGTTTCATCTCGATGAATAAATGTTAGTGTGCCCACATCAGCTCCTGGAAAGGAGAATCACGGCATGGAGTACGCCAGTGAAGCATAGCACGGGCACTCTACATCCCCCACGCTGATGCCAGTTACATGGGCATCTGTAATGCCCACAGGGCACCATATCAATACTCAAATGTAGGTTATAGAATAGAAAGAAtagaaagaaacaaaagaaaaaagaaagaaagaaatcaaaTGTTCTATTTCTTTACAATGTACTGAAGCAGTTACAAAAAGGGATATGGAAATCGAGTAGCACATTTCCACCCTAGACTGGGACCTCAACGATGGCAGTGAAGGCACTCTTGACCCTTTGGGGACTCAATGCCTGTTGATGTCTCCCTTCCCCTGTCCCTTCTTAGACTTGATCTTCACACCTCTCTTCTTTTTAACCCTGTGACATAGATATGGGTGTAGAAGACATTCAAATgagattatttttttaaaatggattcattttgaatatttttttaattatgtatgtatgtttgtatgtacagtaccctccagaattattggcacccttggtaaaagttgactaaaaataggtctaaaaaattatctttaggtgatttattgtactcccacaatgacaacaatgaggaaaaatacaccctgcaagggaagcaaatttattctgagaaaaaggaaaatctcataaagaaataaatgtttttaataaaaacacgtcactcacaattattggcacccctacttaaacctccctttgtcaataaaacagcatgtaatattcttctctgacaccccataaagattgagaatgcaaagtaagggatttaagaccattcatctttacaaaacctccccagatcgtccagattgctaggtccatacttgtgcattcttctcgttgactcatcccactgtttttctatggagtttagatcaggggactgctatggcaatgtctgaagcttgattttgtgttcagtaaaccatatttgttttgatctgtgcatttgttttggttcattgacctgatgaatgatccaatcatgaccaacttttagggccttggcagagattgtttgatttcctttgaaaatgttcaggtttttcttggtgttcatgatgccatgcaccttaattaggttcccaaggcctttgggaattaaaacagccccacaatagcacagcccctccaccataattctgattaggcatggggttctttttagtatagtcattcttctatgtacgccaaagacaccttaagtgtttttagcaaaagagcataattttattttcatctgacaatagaccacactcccagacatgtcatggtaccattcagtaactcctgccatttacattgttcattaaatgactctactggctttaatctgacatgctgtctaaataatctattagcagtgaggtcacttttgaagatttttgggggggacttggtgaccccaagatgatagctttgtctgtaactctcaacagtggttcttatggatttttttgcctatcataccatcctccatactgtgcgtgggagcaaaatagccatgggtctttgtccaagcatgtttgccacatttccagatgattagaaccttttagtcatcattttaactggaaatataggcattttcaacaaaatacctagtttccatagacattctcttacttacaaatgtcaacacaatttcttttcatttcaatttagtgtattctcttgtctctccaatgttgaaaaattactagaggatttagcctcagagtgacttcattttcataccatagtgaaaaagaacgtcatgaactacttctgaaagttcacagacactctgatttactttaaaacgttgcatttacataggaaaatgctcctgttaaatgttgtacataatatgtttcaggggtgccaataattgtgagcaagctgtttttgttaaaaatatttatttctttatgagattttcctttttctcagaataaatttgcttgccttgcagggtatatttttcctcattgttttcattgtgggagtacaataaatcacctaaagattattttttatacctatttttagtcaacttttaccaagggtgccaataattctggagggtactgtatgtatgtactgtatttgttggATGTTTGTATAGCTGCTGAAACACTTCAATTTTCCCTTGGGATTTATAacatatatctatctatctatctaatgctaaatgtactgtacatgtgttgtTGCGTGCCAAGTACCATCATGCTTATTATTTACACAGTTGCATTGCGGGGCATGTCATAGAATACTTTGTAGTAATGGGTGTGATGGACTCgtgacagtatactgtatgtgtgtgtgtccacagaccCCAAAGGGACaggccaaagatccttaattattgacaagatagagcaacgtaatgcatctctatggaagcaaaattcgaacagttccggtctgcttaaagaggcgtgtcgcaaagacgtcatagtgggatatcgatctctgtcagattggcaagcagttcagttcgaatgttaacaggtctgcttaaagggggatttcgcccccctcccctttgcgaagacagaacgcggaaatgatcgaacgtttgcgcctctcgctccgctttaaccctctctggacaGGCCCAGTGCAGGGAGGCAGCTCAGGGTCAGGGGGGTCAGGAGGCTCAGGAGCGCCCCCTCTTGGAGGTCTGTTCGCTGGAGGCTTCCCCGTGCTCAGATCTGTAGCAAAGGGGGAATCTAAAACACCGCTGCACAACCCTGGTaagacaagcacacatgcaggcgcgcacacacaacacacacacacacacacacacacacacacacacacacacacacacacacacacacacacacacacacacacacacacacacacacacacacacacaatgcaacagCAAGAGATTACAATtatatgtctatgtctgtgtctgtgtgaagctCTTTGAGTGGCCATTGTGCCAAAAGAGCATTACACATTCTTACTTACTAACACAATACATAGTTATACAGGCACATACACTGATGGAGGAAATACTTCAACTATTGAATGACTTGTGTAAGGGGAAAGTGCCAAAAACCTGCATGCAGAGAAGTTAGTCACAAGTGTCATGAGAAtcttatgtgtttgtgcactcaACTTGCTACTCAGACATaataaaaaggtgtgtgtgtgtgtgtgtgtgtgtgtgtgtgtgtgggtgtgtgtatatcagtATCCCGGTCAGGCTCATCTCTATGTCTGAGGCAGCCCCTGTGGAACCCTCCAGTGAATTCCGGGGATTTCCGTGGCAGTGCTCCAGATCTGTCCACGTCCCACAAGCCCCTGGAGAGGAGATGGTCTCGGCCCTCCCCGACTACGTcagcccctccaccccctccgccCCTGTCTGCGCCCTCCAGACCTCCATCCTCAGGccctccgccgcctcctccaTCCTATCTCTCCTTAGAGAGACCAAAGACTTGCCCTCCACCCTTACccacctgtcctcctcctccacccccaccagccGCCACCTACGTCACCAGACCCAACTGGTTACCCGTCCAGCAGCCCATCGTGCCGTCCACTCCCcctccgcccccacccccacctccagcaccctccctcccacccaacTACTCCGCGGGTGCCTACTACCCCTCTCCTGAGCCCCAGGAGCGAGTAGATGCattcccccctccacctccacctcacccCTCCTCATACACCCCGAGCTGTCCCTCCtatcacccccctcctcctccacctcctcctccgccgcctcctccaTCTAAACTGCCTCCTTCCCACCCGGCCCCCTACAGGCCTGCTgtcccccccctgccccccacctACCCCTCCACAGCTCCCTGCAGACGGCCCCCAGCCATACCATGCCTTTCAGGTAGGCCTACTACGCTACTCTACTCTATGGAAGCCTGTATATATTAGGGCTGTACAATTAATCAAATTCGTcaaattaatcaaattaatcGAGATTATGATttccaacaattatgaaaataacataatcaaaatataatgattattttgcaacattcagtttcataacaatACTCTCCTTTTGTCATGAGTTGTCGTGTGCATTATATCTTAACATTTTTCCTATTAGATCATATTCCAAATtcaatttaaaaatgaaaattttttttttaatatggaTGATAGTTACAAAATCACTGAGCAAACACGTTTAATAATcatgatctcaatattgaacaaaataatcgtgataatgatttttaccataatcgagcagccctaGTCTATATTGCCAGGGCAGCATgagtaaatgtacagtacatctctagTGTGTTTATCATTTCCATATTGACTGGTATTTGTATGACCACTAGATGTAGCTTGATCATGTGCCATGTGACTGTGTAACAGGTGTTGCAAGACTAGGCCTGCCTCCTGCTCCACCTGCACGATCTCCAACCACAGAATTGTCTGGCTACGCTTtcttgcctcctcctcctccacctccccctccacctaTCTACCAAACCCAGTTTTCCAGTCAGGGGAATGGCCATCTGCACAGCCTGGGTAAGCAATGCGTCTGCTGTGGAAAATGATTCCAGCATCAGCGGCATATTTACACGGCACATTTTTAATTGCAAGGCAAAGGTACTAAACGTATGCATTGCATATGTGTAGGCTGACTTATACTGTGAGCCCACAGAgttagtgagagtgagagacttAGAATGTTTTAGACAGATAATTATGTTCTGATTCTTTTTCAGATGACTTTGAGTCCAAATTTCAGTTTCACCCCTTGAAAGACTTGCCGCCACCCAAGGAGTTCTTTCCATTTCCACGGATTTACCCGAGCAAGTTGAACCGAGGTAATAAAGCACAAAACcagctgtttctctctgtttataAGCTCATCCTCTCTTGTGGACTGATGAACACTCAAATACAGTATCACAAGCATTAAGATATGATGGGTAGAAAGCTTATTTTAAGACAGTCATCTTTCTAAACATTCCATGTTTGTCTCCTTGATATTAGATGGGATGATTGGTTGACAACATTGGGTTTGCAGTCATTGTGTCAAAGAggtttgtgaaaatgtattttacaaTAAATCTGTAGGAGACGTAAACCCTTTTACTTTTTTAACAGTGTCACCAAAGCCACCGCCAATCAGGACTCACCTACGTTGAATGGCTTTTGGACTTACCTGCAGTGAAAGGCTTATAGACTCACCTGTGGTGAATGGCATgtcttccacctcctccccatctcAGAGGCATCGTCTGAAATCAGCCAGCGTCTGAGTAACTGACATCCACATTTACAACTTCACAGCAAAACCAAAGAACTGCAGAATCTAGTAGGCAGATGAGTGATGTCTGAAGGCTGTTCAAATAAGTAGAGTGAAGTGAGAAATGAATAACCTCTGTTGATTTGTAGCTACAATCAGCACCTTGTAAGCACACAAGACATCTCTTGGGCCAATACTGACTAGCAACACTCAGGTCTACATGATTTTGATACTCTATGGGTTTTATGTAGTCAGTTAAATTGTCCAAAATGTAACTACTTTTATAAAAGTTACAGCAAGAAAGCAGGATGTTTCCATTTTATAGGTCGTTATGCATTTCAGCTCCTTGGATATCATGTGGTTCTGTAACAGTAGATTCTTTACACTGGCCATTAACAGGAATGATGAATcctgcattttgttgttgtgACTGATGAATCTATTTTGTCTCTGTACTTATTTGTTTGTGACACATATTGCTTGTAAGGCAGAAACTGAACTGACTTCTGTATATACGTTCCCCGTTCCACCTTTGTGATAATCAACCAAACAGATTCATTGGAGGCAATGCCACCTTCTggaatacatttttatttcaggGGATGTAAACCACATTTTTCACCAGAGTAGATACAAGTTTGAGCCCCTCTCATCCAAACAATATTGTACTCTGATTTAATAGCTGTATTGTCAAAATGGTAATGCAGGAAAAGCTGAATTATTATGAATACCAAAAAAATATGAATACCATTGGTGGTCATATGAATTTCTGGCTTGAGAGTTTATATTGACTATTTGTTTTCATCCATCCTCATGTAATGTGAagtttgttgttgatgttaaGATTATTCGTTGACATAAAGATATTCATTTCATCAGTAATAATTAATTGTAATGACAATAACAATATAATTACAtgattaacatttttaaaatgtttcagTAAGAGAATAAATGTTAAATGTGAATTTGATTTTAAATAATGTGTTTTACCTGCTTCACAATGAATGCATTAACTTACATGTGATTGTGGATAAAGGCATTTTTGTATGACATAAAACATTGCAATAGAAATAGGCAAAGATCAGAGGCAAAAGCACTGGCATGGATAACCAGCCACATTTGGTCCATAAGATGCCAGTAATGTGTAAGTATTTTATGGCAAAGGTTCTATAATCAGGAATAATCAGGAAGGACATGAGGGATCAGCGCACCATGTGTTCTTTAAAATTCCCTTCGGAAGACTTGAGCTCATGGGTTAAATTAATTCTGAGATTCTGCACACTAAAAAGCAGCTATTCATGAAGAGCAGATGGAAGTACCACGAAAGGCACAACTGGCTGCCAGAAAAAAATTAATAGCAtcaatttgtaaacaaacaaagctTATTTGTAGGCAAATTCTGGCAGCTGCAGCCTGTGGGCACATCACGTCTGAAAAAGCACCTTGTACTTAACAACTCGTAAGGCCAAGTTGTAGACCTAAAATGAAAGACATGTAAAACCACAAGACAAGTAGGTCACTTCTTTTCCCGCAGATAAAGTGTCAATCCTTGGTTGATTAAAACATACAACATTGTAGATATAAAACCCACTGTATTATTTTAGCTGCCCAGAGATGCCCTGCATTAACCTACAGTATACCACTGAGCTGCTGTCATAGGCAGTGTGTATAAGACTGGGTTACTTTAAGAAACTTGATCGACAGTAAAGTCAGAGTCCAGCACGCCTCACAGCCCTGCTCTGAGAGAACCCGTTTCAAATGTCTGTTTAAAGGCACCAACAGAATTAACAAGCTTATTCGTCTTCGTCATCTTCGTCTTCATCACTCATCAACATGGCAAAGCGGTTGTTCAGACCACGATCATCAGCTCGTtggcctcttcctctctgcccttgacccctccctctctgcccttgACTCCTCCCTCTTGGCCCCTGGCCTCTCCCTTGCGGCGGTTGCTTCCTCTTTCCCCTTCCCCTGCTCCTGACCCCCGAGGAAGATGATCCAGGAGGGCCGTTGGGGCCCGGGTCACCCAGCTGTTGCGTGGCCTCCattagagaagagaagagctgCCCAGGTAAGGGATCCCCGGCCAAGAGAGCTTCTACAGGAACCCCCTGTCTCAGCGCTGCCTGCACGGCATGAAGCAGAGTCCCACTGAACAACCTTGAGGCCAAACAGAATGAGAACaagggagataaaaaaaaaaagagaacgagTTGAACTTGTGTAACGGCAACCACTCGTCACAACAAAACTCTGCTCAGATAGACTTGTTTTCTTTGTAACTTGTGATTCACAGCCCTCTGGCTGAAGCACACTAAAGCCCATACAGAGCTAGAGAGTTGACACATTAAACCTTGAGAGGGCACAGTAGCGATTGGGTAAAGCATCACTGGAAAGTGGATTATTGTTGGGACTGGATACACTACCAGGCACATGGAGGATCTGGAAGGGGGCAACACAGCAGCTGGTTGAGACAGAGCGCTGCCCACATGCAGGACTGCCACTGGCTGAGAGCGTGGGCCACCTCCAGGTTCAGCCCTCGGCGCTCCTTCCTCTGGAGGCGGAGCTGATGGAGCCGCTGGAGAACGGAAGCAACACCAGGCCTGCTGCACACGGGAtctgacagagacacacatcagagagaatgaaacatacagaacatggttatggttatggttatggttatggttatggttatttagcagacgcctttgtccaaagcgacatacaaataaataacaatacaaattaaataacagtgaacaattacaaaaagggggaatagcaatattatcaataaaacaatcaattaagcactaacctaaagagaaataaaacaatgaaatgagaatagcaatcaaataagtcactcagttaattatataataacaataactatagcatggtaaggctaaatttaaggacaatagcagaataaatgtcaaattctaacaatggacaaattataacaaaacaatactataatacaaaccataacacataacaaacgctcaaaagactacatacagtatatagaatatatactatactgtatatactatgCTATATACAGAACACCCAGTGATATCCGCTACGGTTCTTACTTACACCAAGTTGAAAAACAATGGATGGTTCATCCACTAATAGGGAACGTGAGCTGGGTTTAGACCGTAGTGAGACAGGTTAGTTTTACCCTACTGATGGTGTGTTGTCGCAATGGTAATCCTGCTCAGTACGAGAGGAACCGCCGGTTCAGTGGTCTGAACAATGACACATACAGAACACCCAGTGAAATCCACTACGGTTCTGTCTCACACCAAGTTGAAAAAACGACTGCAGAGTAAAATCAGTAGGACACTCGGGCTATTTTTTTGACCTGCTGTGATGGTCCTGCGGTAGCCCAGCTCCCCAAACGTAAGGCCCAGAATCACGGCCTGTAGGATGGTGGGCTCAGGCCGAGGCTTGGAGTGCTGCAGCCAGAAAGAGGTCACACACATGGGGAGCCTGAGGGTGGAGGGCACTGTGGCCAAGGCACGCTCTTCAATATGAAGCACTCTCAGCAGCAcctgcacacgcacagacactggcgtctggagagggagagaggaaaaaaaaacaaagtctgAAACCAGAGgctgtttttttaaaatgacacAGCTGCTCTGCCATTTAAGAGTAAAAAACATGTACCGATATACATTATTCACATAGCAGCCAGGCACATATTTTCTGTGCATATTTTCATACTGTTACCATGAGTCTGTGTATGAGTATTTGTATATTagaccatacatacatacatacatgcacacatacatacggcATACAACATTAATCAGTTGTAAAGAGTTCTGTGAGCAGGCACATTGTGTCCATTCATGCGTAGTACCTGGTCCATCATCTCCATCATCGCGTGAGGAGAGCCGCTCGGGTGAACAGGGTGGACTGTGCTTTTGGACAGGTTGAGATCACAACGGTCGTACTCCACCACGGCGGGGCCGATGTGACCACAACTCTCCGCTTCTGACTGGCCCTCgtgtccaccaccaccaccaccaccaccgccgctctTCCCCCTGCTGCaccgtcctcctcttcctcctcttcctcggctCGTAGGAGCCTGGGGCGGTGATGAATGCGGGCGCCCGAGGAGAAGCAGCCCGTAGAAAGCCTGCCGAATGGCCAgcgaggtgcagtggctgctgGGTAACCTGCAGTTTTCCACCTGGGCGAGCAGCATCACCCTCTGGAGCACCAGCACGTCCTGGACCACAGAGGGCAACTTGCCTGTGACGATCCCCCGCAAGAGCCACTGTGGCTGGGCAGCGAGTATTTC carries:
- the aste1b gene encoding protein asteroid homolog 1, whose product is MRRVTSKEKGKVFRRDRNGHTCHAMGVHGLTTYIEKDRRFLVNVRLQDTRLVIDGSSLYYSLYFGCGADQQCGGEYEAFAEQVRHFFAALFTCRIQPFVVLDGGMDESDKKFATFRQRANRSIHDANNLSRGTNGSVLPLLTKAVFMQLLSELSVPFFQCPAEADMEIATLASQWGCPVLTNDSDFYIFDLRGGYLPFRHFQWASVAVGKQAPSSHRFVSARCYTAQRLCSHFKGLTPQMLPLFAVIMGNDYTPAHLKQLFLSRVELPAVAAGRKGNPQAEGLLLWLAQFRSPAEALEEVLELDGGGREPKRDATSVFSAGMQDYTLPPRSSLAQFFSGGLNPLPGSMEVPEILAAQPQWLLRGIVTGKLPSVVQDVLVLQRVMLLAQVENCRLPSSHCTSLAIRQAFYGLLLLGRPHSSPPQAPTSRGRGGRGGRCSRGKSGGGGGGGGGHEGQSEAESCGHIGPAVVEYDRCDLNLSKSTVHPVHPSGSPHAMMEMMDQTPVSVRVQVLLRVLHIEERALATVPSTLRLPMCVTSFWLQHSKPRPEPTILQAVILGLTFGELGYRRTITADPVCSRPGVASVLQRLHQLRLQRKERRGLNLEVAHALSQWQSCMWAALCLNQLLCCPLPDPPCAWLFSGTLLHAVQAALRQGVPVEALLAGDPLPGQLFSSLMEATQQLGDPGPNGPPGSSSSGVRSRGRGKRKQPPQGRGQGPRGRSQGQRGRGQGQRGRGQRADDRGLNNRFAMLMSDEDEDDEDE